In Myripristis murdjan chromosome 9, fMyrMur1.1, whole genome shotgun sequence, the following proteins share a genomic window:
- the golm1 gene encoding Golgi membrane protein 1 isoform X2: protein MGGLGNGRRGGRSPPLMIGALIACILVLGFNYWVSSSRNLELQTKLYELEGQVRRGAAERGAAEIKKNEFQEEIQRQKDQLTQMENLYKKQLEGAQNTCSQDKSLLQQNISTSTQTIQALKGQLNQLNDDLGKLQKELQSCQGNLNTLNKKLTYDMTQCNTQILSQKELCDERVASAKLEVQKKMEKLIPPPVISSQVNGVPTVNGEEQTKEEAQVKAGFDETKTTPVVSQNPNLAQAKVNEPAELLTNEIIVDKGLDAPRLMPSAKDLSKPESKSVPLTVTVKQETLLPPEGPVGAEDREAEASKPQKKTQDEVEVMDAHGEGTQIEEADPGMEDMLIDQGKAGETPLGHRVEDPEDYDADEQIVGGVDLEKPQNQQGENIDKDMEEELADYNGDDENEGEFEADKQAELAQI, encoded by the exons ATGGGTGGGCTGGGTAATGGTCGGCGCGGCGGTAGGTCTCCTCCTCTGATGATTGGCGCCCTTATTGCCTGTATACTGGTCCTGGGGTTTAACTACTGGGTATCCAGCTCCCGCAACCTGGAACTACAG ACCAAGCTGTATGAGTTGGAGGGCCAGGTGAGGCGGGGGGCAGCAGAGCGAGGAGCAGCAGAGATAAAGAAGAATGAgtttcaggaggagatccagagGCAGAAGGATCAGCTCACTCAGATGGAAAACCTTTACAAGAAACAGCTAGAAGGAGCCCAGAACACCTGCAGCCAGGACaag agtctgctgcagcaaaacatttccaCCAGTACCCAAACCATACAGGCACTCAAAG gtcagTTGAACCAGTTGAATGATGACCTGGGAAAACTTCAGAAGGAGCTGCAGAGTTGCCAAGGCAACCTCAACACCCTTAACAAGAAACTCACTTATGACAT gacccAGTGTAACACGCAGATCCTGTCGCAGAAGGAGCTGTGTGATGAGAGAGTGGCGTCAGCAAAACTTGAAGTTcagaagaagatggagaagcTCATCCCTCCTCCTGTTATCTCCTCACAG GTAAATGGAGTTCCCACTGTGAATGGAGAAGAGCAAACTAAAGAGGAGGCGCAGGTGAAGGCAGGATTTGATGAAACTAAGACTACACCTGTCGTAAGCCAGAACCCCAACCTTGCCCAGGCAAAAGTAAATGAGCCAGCTGAACTCCTGACCAATGAGATTATAGTGGACAAAG GTCTGGATGCCCCACGGCTTATGCCTTCTGCAAAGGATCTCTCCAAGCCAGAGTCCAAGTCTGTTCCCTTAACCGTCACAGTGAAGCAGGAAACCCTGCTGCCACCAGAGGGGCCTGTGGGGGCAGAAGACCGGGAGGCAGAGGCTAgcaaaccacagaagaagactCAAGATGAGGTGGAGGTGATGGATGCTCATGGAGAAGGCACACAAATAGAAG AGGCAGATCCTGGCATGGAAGACATGCTGATTGACCAGGGGAAGGCTGGTGAGACTCCTCTTGGTCACAGAGTTGAGGACCCAGAGGATTACGACGCAGATGAACAAATAGTGGGCGGAGTTGATTTGGAAAAACCACAGAATCAGCAGGGTGAAAATATAG ACAaggacatggaggaggagctggctgactATAATGGCGACGACGAGAATGAAGGAGAGTTTGAAGCAGACAAACAAGCTGAGCTTGCACAAATCTAA
- the golm1 gene encoding Golgi membrane protein 1 isoform X1 gives MGGLGNGRRGGRSPPLMIGALIACILVLGFNYWVSSSRNLELQTKLYELEGQVRRGAAERGAAEIKKNEFQEEIQRQKDQLTQMENLYKKQLEGAQNTCSQDKSLLQQNISTSTQTIQALKGQLNQLNDDLGKLQKELQSCQGNLNTLNKKLTYDMTQCNTQILSQKELCDERVASAKLEVQKKMEKLIPPPVISSQQVNGVPTVNGEEQTKEEAQVKAGFDETKTTPVVSQNPNLAQAKVNEPAELLTNEIIVDKGLDAPRLMPSAKDLSKPESKSVPLTVTVKQETLLPPEGPVGAEDREAEASKPQKKTQDEVEVMDAHGEGTQIEEADPGMEDMLIDQGKAGETPLGHRVEDPEDYDADEQIVGGVDLEKPQNQQGENIDKDMEEELADYNGDDENEGEFEADKQAELAQI, from the exons ATGGGTGGGCTGGGTAATGGTCGGCGCGGCGGTAGGTCTCCTCCTCTGATGATTGGCGCCCTTATTGCCTGTATACTGGTCCTGGGGTTTAACTACTGGGTATCCAGCTCCCGCAACCTGGAACTACAG ACCAAGCTGTATGAGTTGGAGGGCCAGGTGAGGCGGGGGGCAGCAGAGCGAGGAGCAGCAGAGATAAAGAAGAATGAgtttcaggaggagatccagagGCAGAAGGATCAGCTCACTCAGATGGAAAACCTTTACAAGAAACAGCTAGAAGGAGCCCAGAACACCTGCAGCCAGGACaag agtctgctgcagcaaaacatttccaCCAGTACCCAAACCATACAGGCACTCAAAG gtcagTTGAACCAGTTGAATGATGACCTGGGAAAACTTCAGAAGGAGCTGCAGAGTTGCCAAGGCAACCTCAACACCCTTAACAAGAAACTCACTTATGACAT gacccAGTGTAACACGCAGATCCTGTCGCAGAAGGAGCTGTGTGATGAGAGAGTGGCGTCAGCAAAACTTGAAGTTcagaagaagatggagaagcTCATCCCTCCTCCTGTTATCTCCTCACAG CAGGTAAATGGAGTTCCCACTGTGAATGGAGAAGAGCAAACTAAAGAGGAGGCGCAGGTGAAGGCAGGATTTGATGAAACTAAGACTACACCTGTCGTAAGCCAGAACCCCAACCTTGCCCAGGCAAAAGTAAATGAGCCAGCTGAACTCCTGACCAATGAGATTATAGTGGACAAAG GTCTGGATGCCCCACGGCTTATGCCTTCTGCAAAGGATCTCTCCAAGCCAGAGTCCAAGTCTGTTCCCTTAACCGTCACAGTGAAGCAGGAAACCCTGCTGCCACCAGAGGGGCCTGTGGGGGCAGAAGACCGGGAGGCAGAGGCTAgcaaaccacagaagaagactCAAGATGAGGTGGAGGTGATGGATGCTCATGGAGAAGGCACACAAATAGAAG AGGCAGATCCTGGCATGGAAGACATGCTGATTGACCAGGGGAAGGCTGGTGAGACTCCTCTTGGTCACAGAGTTGAGGACCCAGAGGATTACGACGCAGATGAACAAATAGTGGGCGGAGTTGATTTGGAAAAACCACAGAATCAGCAGGGTGAAAATATAG ACAaggacatggaggaggagctggctgactATAATGGCGACGACGAGAATGAAGGAGAGTTTGAAGCAGACAAACAAGCTGAGCTTGCACAAATCTAA